The following proteins are encoded in a genomic region of Bernardetia sp. MNP-M8:
- a CDS encoding alpha/beta fold hydrolase: MPLNYESIFIDLKTEYNDILHLKRIYKEGSDLQTLPTILLIHGSVENGRIFYSVQGKGFGSYLAENGFDVFVADLRGKGESKPKVNSKSTFGQTEYILEDLPTFANKIREIKGHFPNFWAAHSWGGVMIPPFMLRFPQIAEATKKMVFFGSKRRIRTKGIEKIVKIDFVWNFLGKVSGKTLGYLPTTKIGFGTDDESRGFITESNKWIKEDKWLCKDKFDYQSGFQNLKQKQRYFPPTLHIAAANDTILGNPNDVKLLMDEIDNLTDEFWLLSKSNQNLHDYDHNNMLTHKDAINDHFPKILEWLIN; the protein is encoded by the coding sequence ATGCCATTAAATTACGAATCTATTTTTATTGATTTAAAAACAGAATATAATGATATTTTACATTTAAAAAGAATTTATAAAGAAGGTTCAGATCTTCAAACTCTACCTACTATTTTACTTATTCATGGGAGTGTCGAAAATGGTCGTATCTTTTATTCTGTACAGGGAAAAGGGTTTGGAAGTTATTTAGCTGAAAATGGTTTTGATGTTTTTGTTGCAGACTTGAGGGGAAAAGGAGAAAGTAAACCAAAAGTAAATTCTAAATCTACTTTCGGACAGACTGAATATATTTTGGAAGACTTGCCAACTTTTGCTAATAAAATAAGAGAAATAAAAGGTCATTTTCCTAATTTTTGGGCTGCTCATTCTTGGGGTGGAGTAATGATTCCTCCTTTTATGTTACGTTTTCCACAAATAGCAGAAGCTACAAAAAAAATGGTGTTTTTTGGAAGCAAAAGAAGAATCAGAACAAAAGGAATAGAAAAAATAGTAAAAATAGATTTTGTATGGAATTTTTTGGGTAAAGTTTCTGGAAAAACACTAGGTTATTTACCTACTACAAAAATTGGCTTTGGAACAGATGACGAAAGCAGAGGATTTATAACAGAATCTAATAAATGGATTAAGGAAGATAAATGGCTCTGTAAAGATAAATTTGATTACCAAAGTGGCTTCCAAAATTTAAAACAGAAACAACGATATTTCCCTCCTACTCTTCATATTGCAGCAGCAAACGATACTATTTTGGGAAATCCAAATGATGTAAAATTATTGATGGATGAGATTGATAATTTAACAGATGAGTTTTGGTTGTTGTCAAAATCAAATCAGAATTTACATGATTATGACCATAACAACATGCTGACACACAAAGACGCAATAAACGATCACTTTCCAAAGATTTTGGAATGGTTAATAAACTAA
- a CDS encoding M48 family metallopeptidase — protein MKKFSYLSFIVLFYFVTACATAPLTGRKQLILLPASEINSMSFQAYNEMLSEQKVVKGTTDAQTITNVGQRIQYAVETYLKSVNKTDLIKGFQWEYNLVQEPSANASCMPGGKVIFHTGIMPICQTPTGVGVVMGHEVAHAVASHGNERMSQGMAAQGVLSLGSALMNQKPTLGKQLILQAAGLGTQVGLLKFSRDQESEADHLGIIFMAMAGYNPAESIAFWQRMAAQAGGQAPPEFLSTHPNSSTRINNLKKWLPEAMKYYNASPYKGKP, from the coding sequence ATGAAAAAATTTTCTTATTTATCATTTATTGTTTTATTCTACTTTGTAACAGCATGTGCAACAGCACCACTTACGGGACGAAAACAACTTATTTTACTTCCTGCATCTGAAATAAATTCGATGAGTTTTCAGGCTTATAACGAAATGCTTAGTGAACAAAAAGTAGTAAAAGGAACAACAGATGCACAAACTATAACTAATGTAGGGCAGCGAATTCAATATGCTGTCGAAACGTATCTTAAATCGGTAAACAAAACTGATTTAATTAAAGGTTTTCAGTGGGAATATAATTTAGTACAAGAACCTTCTGCAAATGCGTCCTGTATGCCTGGGGGAAAAGTGATTTTTCATACTGGAATTATGCCTATTTGCCAAACTCCAACAGGGGTTGGTGTGGTAATGGGACACGAAGTTGCACATGCTGTAGCTAGTCATGGTAATGAACGAATGAGCCAAGGCATGGCTGCACAAGGAGTTTTATCTTTGGGATCAGCTCTCATGAATCAAAAACCAACACTGGGAAAACAATTAATTTTACAAGCTGCTGGATTAGGAACACAGGTAGGACTTTTGAAGTTTTCAAGAGATCAAGAATCAGAAGCTGACCATTTAGGAATTATTTTTATGGCAATGGCAGGTTATAACCCAGCCGAATCAATTGCTTTTTGGCAACGCATGGCTGCACAAGCAGGAGGACAAGCACCACCAGAATTTTTATCTACTCACCCAAATTCTTCTACACGTATCAATAATCTCAAAAAATGGCTTCCAGAAGCAATGAAGTATTATAATGCTTCTCCATATAAAGGAAAACCGTAA
- a CDS encoding ABC transporter permease, whose protein sequence is MAAEFEHISPSSQIRKRLLKHKPAMFGLFVILFAVFVALAGHTIMPDKTPNANDGAVQIGKELPIFETKMLKFRKRISTEHTGFFESIYNGDETDYTITPIDTFRIVGDTVFFKIYGREKKELSYSLIYATKPVFAGVSGLLSDDSLNYNYQIKGDTVRYVDIQKRIRTTTLFELAEEFQKENIETRTYWLGTDRSGRDILSRLMYGTRISLTIGAIAVLISLVLGVSLGAISGYFGGWIDSIIHWFMTVVWSIPSIMLVIAITIVLQSKGIWVAFVAVGLTMWVEIARIVRGKIKTIKRKPFIEATHAFGMSHWRIIFRHILPNMLGEIVVVTTSNFAAAILIEAGLSFLGLGVQPPTPSWGMMVSEGYSVIGTSNSWHLIVFPSLCISILVLAFNLLGNGLRDAYDPNTRS, encoded by the coding sequence ATGGCAGCAGAATTTGAGCATATATCGCCTTCTTCACAAATACGCAAACGCTTATTAAAACACAAACCAGCCATGTTTGGGCTTTTTGTCATTTTATTTGCTGTTTTTGTAGCCCTTGCAGGTCATACAATTATGCCTGACAAAACCCCAAATGCAAATGATGGAGCTGTGCAGATAGGTAAAGAATTACCTATTTTTGAAACAAAAATGTTGAAGTTTAGAAAACGAATTTCTACTGAACATACAGGTTTTTTTGAAAGTATTTATAATGGCGATGAAACTGACTACACAATTACACCAATAGATACCTTTAGGATTGTGGGAGATACAGTATTTTTTAAAATTTATGGAAGAGAGAAAAAAGAACTTTCCTATTCGCTCATTTATGCTACTAAACCCGTTTTTGCAGGTGTTTCAGGACTGCTTTCAGATGATTCTCTTAACTATAACTATCAAATAAAAGGTGACACAGTGCGCTATGTTGATATTCAGAAAAGAATACGAACAACTACTTTATTTGAGCTGGCAGAAGAATTCCAAAAAGAAAATATAGAAACTCGTACGTATTGGCTCGGAACTGACCGTTCGGGTAGAGATATTTTGAGTCGTTTGATGTATGGAACACGAATTTCTCTTACTATTGGTGCAATTGCTGTTTTGATTTCACTCGTTCTGGGAGTGAGTTTGGGCGCAATTTCTGGTTATTTTGGTGGTTGGATAGATAGTATTATTCATTGGTTTATGACAGTAGTGTGGTCTATTCCTAGTATTATGCTTGTAATTGCAATTACCATTGTACTTCAAAGTAAAGGAATTTGGGTTGCTTTTGTCGCTGTTGGTCTGACGATGTGGGTAGAAATTGCTCGTATTGTAAGAGGAAAAATAAAAACAATTAAAAGGAAACCATTTATTGAAGCTACCCATGCTTTTGGAATGAGTCATTGGAGAATTATTTTTAGACATATTTTGCCTAATATGTTGGGAGAAATTGTAGTGGTTACGACTTCAAATTTTGCAGCAGCTATTTTGATAGAAGCAGGGTTGAGCTTTTTAGGCTTGGGTGTTCAGCCTCCTACACCTTCTTGGGGAATGATGGTTTCGGAAGGATATTCCGTTATTGGAACAAGTAATAGTTGGCATTTGATTGTCTTTCCAAGTCTTTGTATTAGTATTTTAGTTCTTGCTTTTAATCTTTTAGGAAATGGTCTGAGAGATGCCTATGACCCAAATACTAGAAGCTAA
- a CDS encoding glycosyltransferase produces MLFVLYGWHKEIVFDNVVGGDTNNGEKEINKGKNYIEKNKTRFSVLIPVRNESQNIAVLLNDLASQDLDTNNFEVLVLDDNSDDNTAEIVTNLVQKMPYSLQLISVPMADSAHKKRAITLGVSKAKFEYIITTDGDCRVQKSWLSTFSNFIDYKEKRDEKAFFIAGAVRLNYKRDFFAALQASEFATLIGSGGAALNLGFPFTCNGANMAYSKELFEELGGYENQEKSNTIKDGYQISSGDDEFLLHKFHKVYPKNIFFLKSDKAIVETEATQTWNHFYNQRKRWASKWNQHKKISHAAISMFVFLVQVFTLLMFVFMAFDIFTTDFYLTNSELRKYLYLTFFIKMSTEFLFLFSVLHFLRQLKAIFTLPFWWMFYSFYAIFFGIAAQKKGYNWKGRRTK; encoded by the coding sequence TTGCTTTTCGTCCTTTACGGTTGGCACAAAGAAATTGTGTTTGATAATGTCGTTGGTGGGGACACCAACAACGGCGAGAAAGAAATCAACAAGGGCAAAAATTATATAGAAAAAAACAAAACTCGTTTTTCAGTTTTAATTCCTGTCCGAAATGAAAGTCAAAATATTGCAGTTTTATTAAATGATTTGGCTTCACAAGATTTAGACACCAATAATTTTGAAGTTTTAGTTTTAGATGATAATTCTGATGATAATACGGCAGAAATTGTAACCAATTTAGTTCAAAAAATGCCATATTCTTTGCAACTTATTTCAGTTCCTATGGCTGATTCTGCACACAAAAAACGAGCAATTACTTTAGGAGTATCAAAAGCAAAGTTTGAATATATCATCACAACAGACGGAGATTGTAGAGTTCAAAAAAGTTGGCTTTCCACTTTTTCAAATTTCATTGATTATAAAGAAAAAAGAGATGAAAAAGCCTTTTTTATTGCTGGAGCTGTTCGTTTAAATTATAAAAGAGATTTTTTTGCAGCTTTACAGGCTTCTGAATTTGCTACATTAATTGGCTCAGGAGGTGCTGCTCTCAATTTGGGTTTTCCTTTTACATGCAATGGGGCAAATATGGCATACTCCAAGGAGCTTTTTGAAGAACTGGGAGGATATGAAAATCAAGAGAAAAGCAATACTATAAAAGATGGTTATCAAATCTCGTCTGGAGATGATGAGTTTTTATTACATAAATTTCACAAAGTTTATCCTAAGAATATTTTTTTCTTAAAATCAGATAAAGCAATCGTTGAAACAGAAGCAACTCAAACTTGGAATCATTTTTATAATCAACGCAAACGTTGGGCAAGTAAATGGAATCAACATAAAAAAATAAGTCATGCAGCAATTAGCATGTTTGTGTTTTTGGTTCAAGTTTTTACTTTATTAATGTTTGTTTTTATGGCTTTTGATATATTTACAACTGATTTTTATCTAACAAACTCAGAACTAAGAAAGTATCTTTATCTTACTTTTTTTATTAAAATGAGTACAGAATTTCTGTTTTTGTTTTCTGTATTGCATTTTTTGAGACAACTAAAAGCAATTTTTACACTGCCTTTTTGGTGGATGTTTTATAGTTTTTATGCTATATTTTTTGGAATTGCTGCACAGAAAAAAGGCTATAATTGGAAAGGTAGAAGAACAAAATAG
- a CDS encoding MBOAT family O-acyltransferase, whose protein sequence is MESIWKSILLYKENDPLIFTKVLFWFFFALVLFVYQFAKDKQIARTSFLAIFSLYFYYLSSGWFFLLLIFSTIVDYFIGESIFKSEDEKHRKLLVTLSVVINLSVLAYFKYTFFFVDSLNTTSEWISGTSWDIAKTDYFSYFLNLIVGKPYFDTTSIFLPVGISFYTFQTISYSIDIYRRQLEPVKNIVDFGFYVSFFPQLVAGPIVRASEFVPQIYKKYKLSSTEYNEAIFLIINGLVKKMLISDYISANYVDRVFAEPFQYTGFENLMAVYGYAIQIYCDFSGYTDIAIGVALLLGFRLPINFNSPYKSVSITDFWRRWHISLSSWLRDYLYIPLGGNRKGKARTYVNLFLTMLLGGLWHGNAWRFVIWGALHGVALAVHKLWLTFVDIPESWQKSKIYNLIMLIITFHFVCFCWMYFRAADVATVNLMLEQIFYKFEFTGIFERIAAYKTIYAVLLLGFVIHWLPEDIKAATRIAFADLPDVVKAIIIVAILLVLFQFKTAGIQPFIYFQF, encoded by the coding sequence ATGGAAAGTATTTGGAAAAGTATTTTATTGTACAAAGAAAATGACCCACTGATTTTTACGAAAGTATTATTTTGGTTTTTCTTTGCGCTCGTACTTTTCGTTTATCAGTTTGCAAAAGATAAACAGATTGCCAGAACTTCTTTTCTAGCTATTTTTAGTCTTTATTTTTATTATCTATCAAGTGGTTGGTTTTTTCTACTTCTGATTTTTTCTACTATTGTAGATTATTTTATTGGGGAATCTATTTTTAAAAGTGAAGACGAAAAACATCGGAAATTACTTGTTACACTTAGTGTAGTCATTAATTTATCAGTCTTAGCTTATTTTAAATATACTTTTTTCTTTGTCGATTCTCTTAATACCACTTCTGAATGGATTTCAGGAACTTCTTGGGATATTGCCAAAACAGACTATTTTTCTTATTTCCTCAACCTTATTGTAGGAAAGCCTTATTTTGATACCACTTCTATTTTCCTTCCTGTTGGTATTTCATTTTATACCTTTCAGACAATAAGTTATTCTATAGATATTTATAGAAGGCAGCTAGAACCTGTCAAAAATATAGTAGATTTTGGGTTTTATGTGAGCTTTTTTCCTCAACTTGTCGCAGGACCTATTGTGAGAGCATCTGAGTTTGTACCACAGATTTATAAAAAATACAAACTTTCAAGTACAGAATATAATGAAGCTATTTTTCTGATTATCAATGGTTTGGTTAAAAAAATGTTGATTTCAGATTATATTTCTGCTAATTATGTCGATAGAGTTTTTGCAGAGCCATTTCAATACACAGGCTTTGAAAATCTGATGGCTGTTTATGGCTATGCGATTCAGATTTATTGCGATTTTTCGGGTTACACAGATATTGCAATTGGTGTAGCTTTGCTTTTAGGTTTTCGTTTGCCTATTAATTTCAATTCTCCTTACAAATCTGTGAGTATTACTGATTTTTGGCGCAGGTGGCATATTTCGCTTTCTTCTTGGCTGCGTGATTATTTGTATATTCCTTTAGGTGGAAATAGAAAAGGCAAAGCAAGAACGTATGTGAACCTATTTCTGACTATGCTTTTAGGTGGACTTTGGCACGGAAACGCTTGGCGTTTTGTCATTTGGGGTGCACTTCATGGAGTTGCTTTAGCTGTTCATAAACTTTGGCTTACTTTTGTGGATATTCCAGAATCTTGGCAAAAATCAAAGATTTATAACTTGATAATGCTCATCATTACATTTCATTTTGTCTGTTTTTGTTGGATGTATTTTCGTGCTGCCGATGTTGCGACAGTCAATTTAATGTTAGAACAGATTTTTTATAAGTTCGAATTTACAGGTATTTTTGAAAGGATTGCAGCGTATAAAACTATTTATGCCGTCTTGCTTTTAGGTTTTGTAATCCACTGGTTGCCAGAAGATATAAAAGCAGCAACACGAATTGCCTTTGCAGACCTTCCAGATGTTGTGAAAGCAATTATTATTGTAGCTATTCTGTTAGTTTTATTTCAATTCAAGACAGCAGGGATTCAGCCGTTTATTTATTTTCAGTTTTAA
- a CDS encoding STAS/SEC14 domain-containing protein, translated as MHLLYQSVDECASSYIDTETNYYLIRLQKKVTEEDYKAAYSAILESSETKPYRKIILSVVDDKNFPLSVPFSARSWFASYFAPKFYAMAEKDVTVGIVKPKTKFQENMMNVILGVVDKANIKINAEYFESEEEAREWIKNAA; from the coding sequence ATGCATCTACTTTATCAAAGTGTCGATGAATGTGCTAGTTCTTATATTGATACAGAAACAAATTACTATCTTATTCGATTACAAAAAAAAGTAACCGAAGAAGATTACAAAGCTGCCTATTCTGCTATATTAGAAAGTAGTGAAACAAAACCGTATAGAAAAATTATTCTCTCTGTAGTAGACGATAAAAACTTTCCACTTTCTGTTCCTTTTTCAGCTCGCAGTTGGTTTGCTTCTTATTTTGCGCCTAAATTTTATGCGATGGCAGAGAAAGATGTAACTGTAGGAATAGTAAAGCCTAAAACTAAGTTTCAAGAAAACATGATGAATGTTATTTTAGGTGTAGTTGATAAAGCCAACATAAAAATAAATGCCGAATATTTTGAAAGTGAAGAAGAAGCTAGAGAATGGATAAAAAATGCTGCCTAA
- a CDS encoding polymer-forming cytoskeletal protein, whose amino-acid sequence MFQSKKQTVGSTEVEANNIIGKGTKIIGDLITQGNIRIDGEINGNITSKSKVALGSGSNLKGNLVSSNAEIEGEVTGNLFIAELLILKANAVINGDVCALRMITEPGAKINGQCKVGEAPKVTTSLQNPTLNSSSNSGINGKKNERQIEQKSERELQTSR is encoded by the coding sequence ATGTTCCAATCGAAAAAACAAACAGTAGGCTCAACAGAGGTAGAAGCAAACAATATTATAGGTAAAGGCACTAAAATTATAGGTGACCTGATAACACAAGGAAATATTCGAATTGATGGAGAAATCAACGGAAATATCACATCCAAATCTAAAGTAGCTTTAGGAAGTGGATCAAACCTAAAGGGAAATCTTGTATCTAGTAATGCAGAAATAGAAGGCGAAGTTACAGGAAATCTTTTTATTGCTGAACTGCTTATCTTGAAAGCAAATGCTGTTATTAATGGTGATGTTTGTGCGCTGCGCATGATAACTGAACCAGGTGCTAAAATAAATGGTCAGTGCAAAGTAGGAGAAGCTCCAAAAGTAACAACCTCATTACAAAATCCAACTCTAAATAGCTCTTCTAATTCTGGAATAAACGGTAAAAAGAATGAACGACAAATCGAACAAAAATCAGAACGAGAACTTCAAACCTCAAGATAA
- a CDS encoding AtpZ/AtpI family protein, with the protein MNDKSNKNQNENFKPQDNSNSSDKFSDLEDKFHRQLKETEDKLDREFEEELNKNFNTDTDKISKTISVENIEPVPTFKNSYTEKLDVASKKREDALKKGSNKYIKYSSIGMEMIGSVILGGFGGNWLDKKLEFSFPFFTITLILLGLTATFAHLIMQLNTDRKAEEEQAKRSKK; encoded by the coding sequence ATGAACGACAAATCGAACAAAAATCAGAACGAGAACTTCAAACCTCAAGATAATTCAAACTCATCAGATAAATTCTCTGATTTAGAAGATAAATTTCATAGACAATTGAAAGAAACTGAAGATAAATTAGATAGGGAATTTGAAGAAGAATTGAATAAAAATTTTAATACTGATACCGATAAGATTAGCAAAACAATTTCTGTAGAAAATATAGAACCTGTTCCTACTTTTAAAAACTCTTATACAGAAAAATTAGATGTTGCTTCTAAAAAAAGAGAAGATGCTCTAAAAAAAGGATCTAATAAATACATCAAATACTCTAGTATTGGAATGGAGATGATAGGTTCTGTAATTTTAGGAGGTTTTGGAGGAAATTGGTTAGATAAAAAATTAGAGTTTAGCTTTCCTTTCTTTACAATCACACTCATTTTACTTGGTTTAACAGCTACGTTTGCACATCTTATTATGCAACTCAATACTGACAGAAAAGCTGAGGAAGAGCAAGCTAAAAGGTCTAAAAAATAA
- a CDS encoding redoxin domain-containing protein, which yields MSNRLETGQPAPLFCLTDIYDREIDLSAYKNKGKKILISFFRNVACPFCNFRIHQLTAKNDQWKDSLEMIFFLEAKKDIVLRSSFHQGVSPIPIIADFGRATYRKYGTEVSAEKFNATINSKEQMAIHSKLVEKGYEIDSGETQIHSIPADFLVDENLNIIKAHYGKDIPDHLPFNQIEELVFGNK from the coding sequence ATGTCTAACCGTTTAGAAACTGGTCAGCCAGCTCCTTTATTTTGCTTGACTGATATTTATGATAGAGAAATCGATTTGTCAGCTTATAAAAACAAAGGCAAAAAAATATTGATTTCTTTTTTTAGAAATGTAGCTTGCCCTTTTTGTAATTTTCGAATTCATCAATTGACAGCTAAAAATGACCAATGGAAAGATAGTTTGGAAATGATTTTCTTTTTGGAAGCAAAAAAAGACATAGTCTTGCGTAGCTCTTTTCATCAAGGAGTTTCTCCTATTCCGATTATTGCAGACTTTGGAAGAGCAACCTATCGAAAATATGGTACAGAAGTTTCTGCTGAAAAATTTAATGCCACTATTAATTCAAAAGAACAAATGGCTATTCATTCCAAACTAGTTGAAAAAGGTTATGAAATAGATTCTGGTGAAACTCAAATTCATTCTATTCCAGCTGACTTTTTAGTAGATGAAAATCTGAATATTATAAAAGCACATTATGGAAAAGATATTCCAGACCACTTGCCATTTAATCAAATAGAAGAACTTGTTTTTGGAAATAAATAA